The DNA region GGGCTATGGCTTCCGCCAGATGCTGCTGAGCGACGACAAAGTACGCGATGTCTTTTTGCAGAAAGGCGGAAATGTCCAACATTGCGAGAACATCCCAGCCCACGCCTATATCCCATGGGCGCCCCCCTTCGTCAGCCAGTTACTGGGCTCGGGGCTGGCAAGTATCGGACGGACGAAACCCGACGTTATCATTGGATGGTACCTTGAGCCCTATGGCGTGGCGGCATCTCTGCTTGGGCAATTGTGTGATGTTCCCGTCGTCCTAAGGCATGCCGGAAGTGACCTGGGGCGGCTTCGTCACATCCCAAGTTTGGGCATCCTCTATGACAGATGCCTGTCGCAATCGGCCGCCGTCATCACCGGCAAGAATCCAGATATTGAGGATATTTTGAAAAGCACCGGCGTGAAGGAGAACGCGATCATCCGGGCCAAAGGGCGGGCCCTGCACTCGTCCTTCTATAGCAATGAAGAACAGTTTGACCTGCCCGCGATGGTCGATCGCGCCGAGGAGTGGTTTTCTCATTACGGTTTCGATACCGAGACCTATCGCGCGCTTGTTGCCTGGAACCGTGCCGGCCTGGAAAGCCAAGACCCTGCCGTCGGCTCATATGGAAAAATCGCGGAAGTGAAGGGCACCTATAATCTGATTGATGCGCTCGACACTCTCGTGGGAAGAGGAATCAAAGTTTCCTATCGAGCTCTATGGAGCGCCACGCCCAATAGGTTCGCCCACGCCTTCCATTACGTGAGCCAGAAGGACAATCTTCGCGGCCGGTCAATTCTACTGCCTCCGGTGGCCCCCTGGCACGTCCCGTCTTTCATCCGGTCGTGCATCGCCGTCGCTTTCCTCGAGAATCGGTTTCCGATATCGTTTCATACGCC from Rhizobium sullae includes:
- a CDS encoding glycosyltransferase → MHVLLLGKIPPIQGGVSRSTWFAASDFLESGHSIDVISNADEMGYGFRQMLLSDDKVRDVFLQKGGNVQHCENIPAHAYIPWAPPFVSQLLGSGLASIGRTKPDVIIGWYLEPYGVAASLLGQLCDVPVVLRHAGSDLGRLRHIPSLGILYDRCLSQSAAVITGKNPDIEDILKSTGVKENAIIRAKGRALHSSFYSNEEQFDLPAMVDRAEEWFSHYGFDTETYRALVAWNRAGLESQDPAVGSYGKIAEVKGTYNLIDALDTLVGRGIKVSYRALWSATPNRFAHAFHYVSQKDNLRGRSILLPPVAPWHVPSFIRSCIAVAFLENRFPISFHTPQVPREVIACATPLILSGEIYEKVYFSGQLVDRINVLRVPDPQNTFELAKGIEDLLGSSELRQCLSHHSRALSRVLEARAPARDPIVEIAEGLVGNERRTAAIA